Part of the Antechinus flavipes isolate AdamAnt ecotype Samford, QLD, Australia chromosome 2, AdamAnt_v2, whole genome shotgun sequence genome is shown below.
GCTCCATCCCTGGGGTGGGAGGCAGCCAGAAGGACTCATGTATGTCCTGTAGGAAGAACCTACCTTTTCGGAGCACTCTAACCGCCTAATGTGGAGCCAAGTCAAGGGATGAGGGCCTCCCACTCTAGTGCTTGACTTCTGCCgttctctcctccctccactgccccccccccccccagtctttTTGCCCCTACGATGCTCTTTGTTCCCTTCGCTTCCCAATCCTAGGGCTCCAGGTTCCACAGCTCTCGTCGGGAGCGCTATGGGACAGTATTCAAAACGCATCTGCTGGGCAAGCCATTGATCCGCGTGAGCGGCGCCCAGAACGTGCGCACCATCCTTCTGGGCGAGCATCGCCTGGTGAGCAGCCAATGGCCTCAGAGCGCGCGCATCCTGCTGGGCTCTCACACGCTTCTGGGCGCAGTAGGGGAGCCCCACCGACTGCGGCGCAAGGTGAGAGCTGGGGAGCTCAGGAGGAAAGGCGAAGCTCCTCGTCTCAGGGTAGGAGGCAGAGTGGAAAACTAGGGGACCTGATCTTTCGAGTTCTCTGCCTGGCATTTGTGGGGAGATCGGCTAGGAGACTGGCTGACTGAGGAGAGAGCAAGACGGGGGAGGCGGCTTAACTATGCGGCTTAACTATTCGACTTTCCCGAAAAGTAAGAGGCTAGCTGAGGGATGGCGCCTGGGGCTAAAATGGAGTCTTggggagggaattttttttttttttttggatgctgcTTGTCCGGGAGCTGGCCGACCCGATGGACTTTTCGCTCTACCCCATTCCGCTACAGATTCTGGCCCGAGTGTTCAGCCGCGCAGCACTAGAAAGTTATATGCCGCGCATCCAGACCACGCTGCGGAGGGAACTGTGGACTTGGTGCGGAGTCCCGGGGCCAGTGTCTGTGTACGCGGCCGCTAAGGCTTTGACCTTCCGTATCGCCGCTCGGATCCTTTTGGGTCTGCGTCTGGAGGAGGGCGAGTGCAATGAGCTAGCCAAGACGTTCGAACAACTGGTGGAAAACCTCTTTTCCCTGCCTCTGGACGTCCCTTTCAGCGGTCTGCGCAAGGTACTGCGACGCCCTCTTTTCCTTGGGCTAGGTCCGGCACCTGGCGTCCAGCGACATTGGGCGAGTCTTAAGAGGGCGGGAGAAGTGGAGTAGAAAGGGCCGGATAGCAGGTCCGAGCCGAGTTACCGGGGAAACCTCGGCCCACTTGAGAGAGAGAtgtcttcctacttttctttctcGGCCTTCATCCCGGGAGCATTCTGACCGTTTCCCTCTGCTTCTGGGATAGTGGAAGCCGGTTGGATTCTTTCCTTTGTAGAACTAACTCCCCACACTTCTCATCTCTACCCCCTTGAAGTTTTTGCTCTCCCCAAGGTGCCGTGAAAGGCAGGTCGCTGAACCTTTCCAATGGCatacttggaattaggaagtctTTCGAATTCTGCAGCAGCTGGTTACTGATTGTATGATCCTAatcaagtcactttatctctctcaGCCACAGTTTCTTCGTctgtgaaaataataatagaatctgtGAGGTTAagatttaaagcattttgaaaacgctcaagtgctatataaacccaatctattattttaaaattgaaatctaTAATCTCAGACGAGAATCTgtcatctattaaaaaatattcccAGGTACGGGAACTCCCTTCCAGCTAAATCTATTTACCAGCTTTTTCTGGCACTCAGTCCTTTTCCCTTAGATTTGTGGCTGGCTTCCCTCCTTCTGGCTCCCACTAAGTCAGTGTGAGGAACCTGagatttcttctcatttcacttgtTTTGGAAGGAACTGGGAAACAATTCCCCAGACATCAAAAGTAGCTATTGTGAAGACCTCTGGCCACAGGTAGCTGAGACCCCAAAATCCTGATCTGGCTCTTTTGGTTGGCTGGCCGCCAGGAAAGCAGCAAACTAAACTACCTCATCTAGAGATACAGAACACAGTCCCTCCTACTCTCCTTTGCTGGTTAATTATCTGATAAAATTAAACGGATTTTCTCTGAGAAGATTCCCTAGATTCCCAACTCCTATTGTGTGACTTGCCTGGTTTTTAGTTAGGAcagaatgataacaataatatccGGCATTTATATAGAGTCtttgaagatttgcaaaatactttataaatattatcttatttgaactttTAAGACAACCTTCTGACGTACATGATTATGtatcctccttttacagaggaggaaacccaGGGGTGGAATAGATTAAGTGCCTTCTTTATTGTTACATGTTAGTAAATATTAAGTCTGAGATTTAGATTCCCTCCTAGTCCAGCAATGCTATTCTTCCAGGCCAAGCTTTTCTAATAGTTGCAAATTTCATAATCTCTTTACTTAAATTCTGCAGTGTGCAATTGTAGCTGCTTTCCTGCCATTTTCATTACCCTACCCCTTAGCTGCTGGAGGGACCCTTCTCTACAAAGCAAGGCTTCCTCCATACTCATAGGACCTGCTAGGTCCTGCAAAGATTTTTGATGTTTTTCTCATAAAAAATCAGTATTTCCTCTTACTATTCACAATTAGGACCCATATTATTGCCTGAATTTCTGTTAAACTTAGGACCTAGTATGGAATCTTCatagctatttttcttttaaaggctaGAGAAACTGCAAGTTGATGGTGGGCTCCTTATATGGACCTTTCTTCCTCTGAGACATTTCTTCCAAGGCTTCCCACTCCTCATTTACTTCCCTCTTCATCCTGCCTTATTGGAATTGTTTGAAGGCCCAGTGTCAATTCTTTATCCCAGATTTCTCTAGACATTACCAGGATCTGAGATCTGAGGAGTTGGAGGCAGATCTTGGGtctttaagaatgaaagaaaaatttgggaagacaGTAgcatgaggattttttttcccccttggaaaAGAAAGCTATGGGATAGTCACCAATTCCTCTATTCACCAAAGTCAGATACCTGGTCCCACAAGGAGGCATGGAAAAGCTGGCATGGAGAGTGGTTAGGTTAGATCCCCTGTCAAGGCAAATGCATACCTACCTTGCCTTAGGGAATCCGAGCCAGAGACCTGCTACATGAACATATGGAAAAAGCCATTTTGGAGAAATTGCAGAGGGAGGAGCCTGGAGGACAAAAGGATGCTCTGGATTTCATTATCAACA
Proteins encoded:
- the LOC127551699 gene encoding cytochrome P450 26C1 encodes the protein MFPLGMSSLSMVEAALTALLSLGLLLSLAQHLWTLRWTLSRDRACSLPLPKGSMGWPFFGETLHWLVQGSRFHSSRRERYGTVFKTHLLGKPLIRVSGAQNVRTILLGEHRLVSSQWPQSARILLGSHTLLGAVGEPHRLRRKILARVFSRAALESYMPRIQTTLRRELWTWCGVPGPVSVYAAAKALTFRIAARILLGLRLEEGECNELAKTFEQLVENLFSLPLDVPFSGLRKGIRARDLLHEHMEKAILEKLQREEPGGQKDALDFIINSAKEQGWEFTLQELKVWGSFQGYRSRDQRRKSERRGR